One stretch of Prinia subflava isolate CZ2003 ecotype Zambia chromosome 19, Cam_Psub_1.2, whole genome shotgun sequence DNA includes these proteins:
- the CRYBB1 gene encoding beta-crystallin B1 has translation MSETTKPAAPGQAVDEKEKAAPAPTPSLDPAPVANSKGEEPSPEAFRIVVFDQENFQGRQMEFTAECLNLADRGFDRVRSVIVTSGPWVAYEQANMRGEMFILEKGEYPRWDTWSSSYRSDCFMSMRPIKMEAEDHKISLYESADFKGNKMEIQEDDVPSLWAYGFCDRVGSVQVPSGTWVGYQYPGYRGYQYLFETGDFRHWNEWSAFQPQIQSIRRIRDMQWDQKGTFVTPDAPSD, from the exons ATGTCTGAGACCACAAAACCCGCTGCTCCCGGCCAGGCTGTGGATGAGAAGGAgaaggcagctcctgcaccaACCCCATCCCTCGACCCTGCTCCTGTGGCAAACAGCAAGGGCGAGGAGCCCTCCCCAGAAGCCTTCAGG ATCGTTGTCTTCGACCAGGAGAACTTCCAGGGCAGGCAGATGGAGTTCACCGCCGAGTGCCTGAACCTGGCTGACCGCGGCTTCGACCGGGTGCGCAGTGTCATTGTCACCTCTGGACC CTGGGTGGCCTACGAGCAGGCCAACATGCGTGGGGAGatgttcatcctggagaagggCGAGTACCCTCGCTGGGACACCTGGTCCAGCAGCTACCGGAGCGACTGCTTCATGTCCATGCGTCCCATCAAAATG GAGGCTGAGGACCACAAAATCTCCCTCTACGAGTCTGCCGACTTCAAGGGCAACAAGATGGAAATCCAGGAGGACGACGTGCCCAGCCTCTGGGCTTACGGCTTCTGCGACCGCGTGGGCAGCGTGCAGGTGCCCAGTGGAAC CTGGGTCGGGTACCAGTACCCTGGCTACAGAGGCTACCAGTACCTCTTTGAGACCGGAGACTTCCGACACTGGAACGAGTGGTCTGCCTTCCAGCCCCAGATCCAGTCCATCCGCCGCATCCGGGACATGCAGTGGGACCAGAAGGGCACCTTTGTCACCCCTGACGCGCCCTCCGACTGA
- the CRYBA4 gene encoding beta-crystallin A4: MTHRCKKSSGLWKMVVWDEPFFQGKKHEFTTDCYSTPEHGFSTVRSCKIESGAWAGFEHCGFQGQQFVLERGEYPCWEAWSGSNAYHVERMCSFRPIACADHGRSRLMLFEQENFQGKRAEMSDDCPSLPALGWGSSTVGSFLVRSGAWVCSQYPGYRGFQYLLESDSPAGEYKHVREWGSHAQTGQVQSIRRVQQ, encoded by the exons ATGACCCACCGCTGCAAGAAATCCTCCGGTCTCTGGAAG ATGGTGGTGTGGGATGAGCCTTTCTTCCAGGGCAAGAAGCACGAGTTCACCACCGACTGCTACAGCACCCCGGAGCACGGCTTCAGCACCGTGCGCTCCTGCAAGATCGAGAGCGGGGC GTGGGCAGGCTTCGAGCACTGCGGCTTCCAGGGGCAGCAGTTCGTGCTGGAGCGCGGCGAGTACCCGTGCTGGGAGGCGTGGAGCGGCAGCAACGCCTACCACGTGGAGAGGATGTGCTCCTTCCGCCCCATCGCCTGCGCC GACCACGGACGGAGCAGGCTGATGCTCTTTGAGCAGGAGAACTTCCAGGGCAAGCGGGCAGAGATGAGCGACGACTGCCCCTCGCTGCCcgccctgggctggggcagcagcaccgtGGGCTCCTTCCTTGTCCGCTCCGGCGC GTGGGTGTGCTCGCAGTACCCGGGGTACCGGGGCTTCCAGTACCTCCTGGAGAGCGACAGCCCCGCGGGCGAGTACAAGCACGTGCGGGAGTGGGGGTCCCACGCACAGACCGGCCAGGTCCAGTCCATCCGCAGGGTCCAGCAGTGA